The genomic interval GAGACGATTCGGTCCAATTCGGCCAATGGATCTTCCATAACCGGAGCCGCATCTTTGTTTTCACGAGCCTGACGTTCAAAATCGGACCAGTTGGATGCGGGTGATTGCGGCTTCTTGTCATTGGGATCAGACATGACGATTTGCCTTTTCATTCATACACTTAACTCGTACAGCCTGGCAAAGCTTTGTCTTGAGAAACGACTGGTAACCAACTATCGCATTTCTTCAGGTGCATTCACACCAAGCAGACCGAGGCCAGAACTGATTACCGTGGCCACTGCCTGAACAAGAGCCAAGCGCGCTAGAGTCATTTTCTCATCTTTAACGTTAATAAAGCGTAATTGCGGCATTTCCTTGCCTTTGTTCCACACAGCGTGGAAATATCCAGCAAGATCATAAAGGTAAAACGCAACCCTGTGGGGCTCTTGTGTTTCGGCCGCACCCTCTACTATACGCGGATATTCTGACAGCTTTCTGATTAACGCCAATTCCAGATCATCATTTATAGCACTCAGATCGGCATTTGCTAGATCTTCCAGCCCGACAGACAGATTTGGCACTTCATTTGCAGCCTGACGGAAAATGGAAGCGGTCCGGGCATGCGCATATTGCACGTAGAAAACCGGATTATCTTTGCTCTGTTCCGTAACTTTTGCAAAATCGAAGTCAATCGTCACCTCGGACTTGCGGTACATCATCATGAAGCGCACGGCATCAACGCCCACTTCTTCCACCACATCGCGCAACGTGATGAAGTTGCCGGCGCGCTTGGACATCTTGAGCTGCTCGCCATTGCGCATCAGATTGACCAGCTGACAAATCTTGACTTCCAGACCGCCCTCACCCTGAGTGATAGCTGCAACAGCAGATTTCAGCCGTTTGACATAGCCACCATGGTCAGCACCGAGAATATCGACCTGCTTGGAATAGCCCCGTTTGAACTTATCAAAGTGATAGGCAATGTCATTGGCGAAATATGTGTTGCTGCCATCGGATTTCTTCAAAGGCCGGTCAATATCGTCGCCAAACTCGGTTGACCGGAACAGGGTCTGTTCGCGATCTTCCCAATCATCGGGAAGCTGCCCCTTGGGTGGTGGCAGGGTGCCGACATAAACATGTCCCTTGTCAGACAGCCAGTCGATGGCTTCCTTTACCCGATCCTTCTCGCCATAGATAAGGCTGCGTTCGGAGAAGAAGACATCATGATTGACATTGAGTGCGCCCAGATCACCCCGGATCATCTCCATCATCGCATCAACGGCAAAGGCCCGCACCAGAGGCAACCATTCCTCTTCACTTGCCTTTTTCAGCTTGTCGCCATGTTCCTTGGCCAGCGCCTCACCAACAGGCACAAGATAATCGCCCGGATAAAGACCATCTGGAATGGTGCCGATATCATCGCCCAAAGCTTCGCAATACCGCAGAAAAGCAGACCGAGCCAAAACATCCACCTGCGCACCCGCATCGTTGATGTAATATTCGCGGCACACATCATAGCCGGCAAAATCGAGAAGATTGGCGATACAATCGCCCAGAACGGCGCCACGCGTGTGGCCCACATGCATAGGGCCGGTCGGGTTGGCGGATACATATTCGACATTGATCTTCGAGCCTGCCCCGAGATCGCAACGACCGAACGCCTCACCGGCCGTAACGATCGTCTTCACCAGACCTCGCCAGAAATCATCGGACAGCGCCATATTGATAAAGCCCGGCCCGGCGACATCCACCTTGGCCACGTCCTTGTCCTTAGCGAGCGCTTCAACGATTTTATCGGCAACATCGCGCGGTTTCATGCCAACCTGTTTGGACAGGACCATCGCAGCGTTGGTGGCCAGATCACCATGGGCCGCATCGCGCGGAGGCTCGACGATCACACGGGACAGGTCAAGCTCTGAGCCATCGCGTGCCGTCAATCCGATCTCGCTGATTGCAGCCTTGACCCGGTCGGTAAAAATAGTAAAGACGTTCATCTTCAATCCTGTATGATCGTCGGCCAGTGGCGGGGCGGTTCTTGTTGAAACTCGCCTCAAGTAGCGCGCATCTGGCACTGATTGCTAGCAGTGTAACGGGTCAGGACATCTGGACGCCATGGCTTTCGTCTATTCTCAAGCGACAAAGCATCACATGGGGGCCCAACCCGCAAAAATCCATATGTTCGGGGATAGGATCTAACCCAAATCCGGGGTGACGTCAAACAGACGTTGATGTTCCTGAATGGCAAAACGGTCTGTCATACCAGCCACATAGTCAGCAACGCGACGCGCAACGAGTTTCCGTGGCGCTCCATCAAGGTCAAACTGCCAGTTTAGCGGCATCATGTCCGGTGCATTAAAGTGATAGACAAAGAGATCTTCAAGCACCTGCTCCGCACCACGCATGATGCGCATGACATGGTCTTCCCGATAAACATTATGAAAAAGAAACTGTCTGATTCCCGTCACGGCAGCGGTCATTTCACTGGAAAAATGAACAATCGTCTCAGATGCATTACGCACATCCTCGACCGATTGCGGAGCCAGCCTCTTGAGATTGTCCATCGACGTATTGATGACGTCTTCAACCATCCGCGTGATCAGCCTACGCACGATTTCATGGGCCGTGCGTTCTTCAGACAGCCCCGGATAGATTGCCTCCACCTCTTTGAGCAAGTCGCAGACCAGAGGCACATCCCGCAATTGATCCAGAGAGATCAGCATCGCACGCAAGCCATCGTCAATATCATGGGAATTATAGGCGATATCGTCCGCAATGGCAGCCGCCTGCGCTTCGATGCTGGCATAGGACCAGAGCATCAGGTCCTGTTGCTCGGCATAAACGCGAATGGCATAGGGCAACCCGCCTTCATAATGCCCGATCCCCTTCCCGTCCCGGTCGGTCAACGGTCCATTATGCTTGACGAGCCCTTCCAGGGTTTCCCAGCTCAGATTGAGGCCATCATGTTCTGCATAGCATTGCTCAAGCGCGGTCACGGCCCGCAAGGACTGGGCATTGTGATCAAACCCGCCATAAGGCTGCATCACCTTGTTGAGCGCCCGCTCCCCCGCATGGCCAAACGGCGTGTGTCCCAGATCATGCGAAAGCGCCAGCGCTTCAGCCAGATCTTCATCAACAGACAGAGCACGCGCAATGGAACGGGCGATTTGGGAAACCTCCAGCGTGTGGGTCAGGCGCGTTCGGAACATGTCCCCTTCGTGATAGAGAAACACCTGCGTCTTTGCCTGCAGGCGCCGGAAGGCCGAGGAATGAATGATACGATCCCTATCTCGCTGGAAGGGTGTGCGCGTGGGACTGGCAGCC from uncultured Cohaesibacter sp. carries:
- a CDS encoding deoxyguanosinetriphosphate triphosphohydrolase; the encoded protein is MVSAIGFGAQPRARYAVLPHESKGRLFEEAASPTRTPFQRDRDRIIHSSAFRRLQAKTQVFLYHEGDMFRTRLTHTLEVSQIARSIARALSVDEDLAEALALSHDLGHTPFGHAGERALNKVMQPYGGFDHNAQSLRAVTALEQCYAEHDGLNLSWETLEGLVKHNGPLTDRDGKGIGHYEGGLPYAIRVYAEQQDLMLWSYASIEAQAAAIADDIAYNSHDIDDGLRAMLISLDQLRDVPLVCDLLKEVEAIYPGLSEERTAHEIVRRLITRMVEDVINTSMDNLKRLAPQSVEDVRNASETIVHFSSEMTAAVTGIRQFLFHNVYREDHVMRIMRGAEQVLEDLFVYHFNAPDMMPLNWQFDLDGAPRKLVARRVADYVAGMTDRFAIQEHQRLFDVTPDLG
- the argS gene encoding arginine--tRNA ligase, encoding MNVFTIFTDRVKAAISEIGLTARDGSELDLSRVIVEPPRDAAHGDLATNAAMVLSKQVGMKPRDVADKIVEALAKDKDVAKVDVAGPGFINMALSDDFWRGLVKTIVTAGEAFGRCDLGAGSKINVEYVSANPTGPMHVGHTRGAVLGDCIANLLDFAGYDVCREYYINDAGAQVDVLARSAFLRYCEALGDDIGTIPDGLYPGDYLVPVGEALAKEHGDKLKKASEEEWLPLVRAFAVDAMMEMIRGDLGALNVNHDVFFSERSLIYGEKDRVKEAIDWLSDKGHVYVGTLPPPKGQLPDDWEDREQTLFRSTEFGDDIDRPLKKSDGSNTYFANDIAYHFDKFKRGYSKQVDILGADHGGYVKRLKSAVAAITQGEGGLEVKICQLVNLMRNGEQLKMSKRAGNFITLRDVVEEVGVDAVRFMMMYRKSEVTIDFDFAKVTEQSKDNPVFYVQYAHARTASIFRQAANEVPNLSVGLEDLANADLSAINDDLELALIRKLSEYPRIVEGAAETQEPHRVAFYLYDLAGYFHAVWNKGKEMPQLRFINVKDEKMTLARLALVQAVATVISSGLGLLGVNAPEEMR